The following proteins are encoded in a genomic region of Populus nigra chromosome 16, ddPopNigr1.1, whole genome shotgun sequence:
- the LOC133676080 gene encoding alkane hydroxylase MAH1-like, which translates to MDREDFDFLTFMLVEDNDQEEREMSAFKKSDKYARDMAFNLLSAGSEAVSSGLTWFLWLVAAHPLVEKSIVEEMKTNLNAKGDEKGRYFSFGELSKLNYLQAAICESLRLYPPVPFEHTVSIDSDSLPSGHRIGKNTRVIYCPYSMGRMEEIWGEDCLEFKPERWISNKGEIKHVSPYKFIAFNAGPRTCIGKDLAMVEMKAVGAAVIWNYSLNVVEDHPILPANSIVLHMKHGLMVRVLKRCLS; encoded by the coding sequence ATGGACAGAGAGGATTTCGACTTCTTAACATTCATGTTAGTTGAAGATAATGATCAAGAAGAAAGGGAAATGAGTGCCTTCAAAAAATCGGACAAATATGCAAGAGACATGGCGTTTAACCTCTTATCAGCTGGAAGTGAGGCCGTAAGTTCCGGTCTTACTTGgtttctttggcttgtggcagctCACCCACTGGTAGAAAAGAGTATTGTAGAAGagatgaaaacaaatttaaatgcaAAAGGAGATGAGAAGGGGAGGTATTTCAGTTTTGGAGAGCTATCTAAGCTAAATTATCTCCAAGCAGCTATATGCGAGTCCCTCCGACTCTATCCACCCGTACCTTTCGAGCACACAGTTTCGATTGACTCGGACAGTCTTCCAAGCGGGCATCGAATCGGCAAAAATACAAGGGTTATTTATTGTCCTTACTCAATGGGAAGGATGGAAGAGATATGGGGGGAAGATTGCCTAGAATTCAAGCCAGAGAGGTGGATTTCAAACAAGGGAGAAATCAAACATGTGTCGCCTTACAAGTTCATAGCATTTAATGCAGGGCCGAGAACTTGTATAGGCAAGGACTTGGCCATGGTGGAAATGAAAGCTGTTGGCGCCGCTGTGATATGGAATTATAGCTTGAATGTGGTTGAAGATCATCCTATTTTACCAGCTAATTCTATAGTCCTTCATATGAAACATGGCTTGATGGTTAGAGTATTGAAGAGATGTCTTTCCTAG
- the LOC133676365 gene encoding 28 kDa ribonucleoprotein, chloroplastic-like — protein MSATAASTLKPLLMAETCICSFPSIFTSKPPLKPLPISHRPIKLQLSYSHSLSTFSVKPKTHLSLTIPFVAQTSDWAQQEEENNTTITLTESEQEDSILENEESNDFEGRVSDWEAEGEDAAASETDAVRGEGERGDEEGFVEPPEEAKIYVGNLPYDVTSEKLAMLFDQAGTVEISEVIYNTETDTSRGFGFVTMSTVEESDKAIEMFNRYNLDGRLLTVNKAAPRGSRPERPPRVSEPSYRIYVGNLPWGVDSGRLEEVFSEHGKVVSAQVVSDWETGRSRGFGFVTMSSESELNDAIAALDGQDLDGRAIRVNVAAERPRRSSF, from the exons ATGTCTGCCACTGCTGCTTCCACCTTGAAGCCTTTGCTAATGGCAGAAACATGCATATGTTCGTTCCCTTCAATTTTCACTTCAAAACCCCCACTAAAACCTCTCCCTATCTCACATAGACCCATCAAGCTCCAACTCTCATACTCTCACTCTTTATCAACGTTCTCtgtaaaacccaaaacccattTATCTTTAACAATCCCTTTTGTGGCCCAGACCTCAGATTGGGctcaacaagaagaagaaaacaacacCACTATCACTTTAACTGAGTCAGAACAAGAAGACTCCAttttggaaaatgaagaaagtaatgattttgaAGGTAGAGTATCCGATTGGGAGGCTGAAGGAGAGGATGCAGCTGCTTCCGAAACCGATGCTGTTAGAGGTGAAGGAGAGAGAGGTGACGAGGAGGGGTTTGTGGAGCCACCGGAGGAAGCTAAGATTTATGTAGGGAATTTGCCTTATGATGTTACTAGTGAGAAGTTGGCTATGCTATTTGATCAAGCTGGAACTGTTGAGATTTCTGAG GTTATATACAACACGGAAACTGATACAAGTCGTGGCTTTGGGTTTGTGACGATGAGTACCGTTGAAGAGTCTGACAAGGCTATAGAAATGTTCAATCGTTAT AACTTAGATGGAAGGCTCTTGACTGTAAACAAGGCTGCTCCTAGAGGATCAAGGCCAGAACGCCCTCCTCGTGTGTCTGAACCCAGCTATAGAATCTATGTGGGCAACCTACCATGGGGAGTGGATAGTGGTCGTCTTGAGGAAGTCTTTAGCGAACATGGTAAAGTTGTGAGTGCTCAGGTTGTTTCTGACTGGGAGACTGGCCGTTCACGTGGTTTTGGCTTTGTAACTATGTCCTCAGAGAGCGAGTTGAATGATGCCATAGCCGCACTTGATGGACAG GATCTGGACGGGAGAGCAATTAGAGTAAATGTTGCTGCGGAAAGACCAAGGCGCAGCTCCTTTTGA
- the LOC133675950 gene encoding leucine-rich repeat receptor-like serine/threonine/tyrosine-protein kinase SOBIR1: protein MAVLHQKHHLFFIILLLSLLLPTYARLKLDHSDLKAFSIIQKDLGIDGQRSSSSTPCNIPGVFCERRLSPNGTYVLKITRLVFKSQRLTGFLSPAIGRLSELKELSLTNNQLVDQLPAQIVNCKKLEILELGNNKFSGEVPSELSSIVSLRVLDLSRNLFSGNLSFLKHFPNLENLSLANNLFTGKVPKSIRSFRNLQSFDFSGNSFLEGPVPVIRKGESSRPQYPKRYILAENTSSTKSRNTSSGSKNYNLAPAPAPSAAAPHKHKNGKRKLAGWLLGFLAGSVAGCLSGLVFSLLFKIVLAAVKGGGRDGGPAIFSPMIKRAEDLAFLEKDDGLANLEVIGKGGCGEVYKAELPGSNGKMIAIKKIIQPPKDAAELTEEDSKLLHKKMRQIQSEINTVGHIRHRNLLPLLAHVSRPDCHYLVYELMKNGSLQDALNQVTEGRRELDWLARHRIAVGVASGLEYLHLSHSPRIIHRDLKPANVLLDDSMEARIADFGLAKAMPDAKTHITTSNVAGTVGYIAPEYHQTLKFTDKCDIYSFGVVLGVLVMGKLPSDEFFQNTREMSLVKWMRNIMTSENPRQAIDPKLMGNGLEEQMLLVLKIACFCTIDDPKQRPDSKDVRCMLSQIKH from the coding sequence ATGGCCGTTCTTCACCAGAAACACCACCTCTTCTTCATTATCCTTCTCCTATCTCTCCTCCTTCCCACTTATGCAAGATTAAAACTTGACCATTCAGACCTCAAAGCCTTCTCAATCATCCAGAAAGACTTGGGTATCGACGGTCAACGCAGCTCCTCCTCTACACCATGCAACATCCCTGGGGTGTTTTGTGAGAGGAGGCTCTCTCCCAACGGCACCTATGTGCTCAAAATCACAAGACTCGTCTTTAAGTCTCAACGGCTCACCGGGTTCTTGTCCCCGGCAATTGGACGGCTGTCCGAGCTCAAAGAGCTCTCATTAACCAACAACCAACTGGTTGACCAGCTCCCTGCTCAAATAGTCAACTGCAAGAAACTAGAGATTCTTGAGCTTGGAAACAACAAGTTTTCAGGTGAAGTTCCCTCTGAATTATCATCAATTGTTAGTCTTCGAGTTCTTGATCTCTCTAGGAATTTATTTTCTGGGAATTTGAGTTTCTTAAAGCATTTCCCCAACCTGGAAAATCTCTCTCTTGCAAATAATCTCTTCACTGGAAAAGTTCCAAAGTCTATCCGTTCGTTTCGCAATCTCCAGTCCTTCGACTTCTCAGGGAACAGTTTTCTTGAAGGACCTGTGCCAGTGATAAGAAAAGGTGAATCCTCAAGGCCCCAATACCCAAAACGTTATATTTTGGCGGAGAACACGTCAAGTACAAAATCAAGGAATACTTCTTCTGGAAGCAAAAATTACAACCTAGCTCCAGCTCCTGCACCATCAGCAGCAGCGCCACACAAGCACAAGAACGGCAAAAGGAAGCTTGCCGGTTGGCTCCTTGGATTTCTTGCCGGGTCAGTAGCTGGGTGTTTATCTGGGCTTGTGTTTTCATTATTGTTTAAGATAGTATTGGCAGCAGTAAAAGGCGGAGGGAGAGATGGAGGGCCTGCAATATTTAGTCCAATGATCAAGAGAGCAGAGGATTTAGCTTTCTTGGAAAAAGATGATGGGCTTGCAAACTTGGAAGTCATTGGGAAAGGTGGATGTGGAGAAGTTTACAAAGCTGAGCTGCCAGGAAGTAATGGCAAAATGATTGccataaaaaagattattcagCCTCCAAAAGATGCTGCCGAGTTGACTGAAGAAGATAGTAAGCTTCTACACAAGAAAATGAGACAAATCCAGTCAGAGATCAATACCGTCGGCCACATTCGGCATCGAAACCTTCTTCCTCTTCTAGCTCATGTGTCTCGTCCTGATTGTCATTATCTTGTCTATGAATTAATGAAAAACGGAAGTCTACAAGATGCGTTGAACCAAGTTACTGAAGGGAGAAGAGAATTGGACTGGTTAGCTCGCCACAGAATTGCAGTAGGAGTAGCATCGGGACTTGAGTACCTTCACTTGAGCCATAGTCCACGGATCATTCATAGAGATCTCAAGCCTGCAAATGTACTTCTCGACGACAGCATGGAAGCTAGAATTGCCGATTTTGGACTTGCAAAAGCAATGCCAGATGCCAAAACACATATCACAACTTCTAATGTTGCAGGAACAGTGGGGTACATAGCACCAGAGTACCACCAAACGCTCAAATTTACAGACAAGTGTGACATATACAGTTTTGGAGTGGTGCTTGGGGTATTGGTGATGGGAAAGCTTCCATCTGATGAGTTTTTTCAAAACACTCGTGAAATGAGTTTGGTTAAGTGGATGAGAAATATAATGACTTCGGAGAATCCAAGACAAGCTATTGATCCAAAGCTGATGGGCAATGGGCTAGAGGAGCAAATGCTGCTGGTTCTGAAAATTGCTTGCTTCTGCACTATTGATGACCCAAAACAGAGGCCAGATAGTAAGGATGTTAGGTGCATGTTGTCACAAATCAAACACTAG
- the LOC133675172 gene encoding protein-L-isoaspartate O-methyltransferase 1-like, which yields MPRLLLLMPISLSLPAGVIAYGYRNYSPPLKPLLAHNNNYTALLRYLYLRSSCNTIPSQLTSLFCFKFFPTNLNCLHTGNSLFFRMERFWSGSSINKNKAMVEHLQHYGVISSKKVSEVMETIDRALFVPDGTPAYVDSPMAIGYNATISAPHMHATCLQLLEEKLKPGMHALDVGSGTGYLTACLALMVGSQGRAVGVEHIPELANSSLKNIEKSAAAPLLKEGSLSIHVGDGRQGWPEFAPYDAIHVGAAAPEIPQPLLDQLKPGGRMVIPVGNIFQDLKVVDKKEDGSISVRSETSVRYVPLTSRDAQLRGY from the exons atgcctaGGCTGCTTTTGCTCATGCCTATTTCTCTATCCCTGCCAGCGGGAGTCATTGCGTATGGTTACCGCAACTACTCGCCTCCTCTTAAGCCTCTCTTAGCCCACAACAACAACTACACCGCTCTCCTCCGCTATCTTTATCTTCGCAGCAGCTGCAACACTATTCCATCTCAACTTACCTCTCTCTTCTGTTTTAAATTTTTCCCAACAAACCTTAATTGTCTCCACACGGGCAACTCTCTTTTCTTCAGGATGGAG CGATTCTGGTCTGGTAGtagcatcaataaaaataaagcaatgGTGGAGCATTTGCAGCATTATGGGGTCATCAGTTCTAAAAAGGTTTCTGAAGTAATGGAAACTATCGACAGGGCTTTGTTTGTGCCAGATGGTACTCCAGCTTATGTTGACAGTCCCATGGCAATAGGTTACAATGCCACCATTTCTGCACCTCATATGCATGCAACTTGCCTGCAGTTGTTGGAGGAGAAGTTGAAGCCCGGAATGCATGCCCTAGATGTTGGCTCAG GGACTGGGTATTTGACAGCATGCCTTGCTTTGATGGTTGGATCACAAGGTCGTGCTGTTGGTGTGGAACATATTCCAGAGCTGGCTAATTCTTCCTTAAAGAACATTGAGAAAAGCGCAGCTGCCCCATTGTTGAAAGAAGGTTCCCTCTCAATTCATGTTGGTG ATGGAAGACAAGGCTGGCCAGAGTTTGCTCCATATGATGCCATACATGTTGGGGCAGCAGCACCAGAAATCCCACAGCCACTTCTCGATCAGTTGAAGCCTGGTGGCAGGATGGTGATTCCAGTTGGTAACATATTTCAGGATTTGAAGGTGGTTGACAAGAAGGAGGATGGTTCCATCAGTGTTCGGAGTGAAACTTCTGTTCGATATGTCCCTTTAACAAGTCGAGATGCCCAATTGCGGGGTTATTAG